A region of Coccinella septempunctata chromosome 5, icCocSept1.1, whole genome shotgun sequence DNA encodes the following proteins:
- the LOC123314039 gene encoding uncharacterized protein LOC123314039, with product MAKIFEKVLKRKLVKFLDENKVLSEKQYGFREGLCTGDAVAKLVDGFTKCLEVSKPVLCVFLDLAKAFDTVDHMQMLCALEDVGVRGASNDLFADYSSNRRQVVKVNKILSDEAVISGDLLSFADDTAILFTDDTWESLKDTAVPGRYAILGWGGAVYSHLRPLDVMQKRIIKMMYGKSSTHSSSNCTHHSTVINFIPCAPFKSYDSIVSISNHVKTGSTKDPVNENQKEDRAKYGSLWDANINTQWRTQCTPHLDTLSSIFQVATKQIQANTPDTKIFQSIKKLPMIHRVKGLG from the exons ATggctaaaatatttgaaaaagttttGAAGCGAAAATTGGTTAagtttctcgatgaaaataaagTACTGTCTGAGAAACAATATGGTTTCAGAGAAGGTTTGTGTACGGGAGATGCTGTCGCTAAGTTGGTTGATGGATTTACTAAATGCTTAGAAGTTAGTAAACCTGTCCTGTGCGTGTTCCTGGATCTTGCTAAGGCCTTTGACACTGTAGACCATATGCAGATGTTGTGCGCCTTGGAGGATGTGGGGGTACGGGGGGCGTCAAATGATCTTTTTGCAGATTATTCATCAAACCGCAGACAAGTAGTTAAAGTAAACAAGATCCTAAGTGATGAAGCAGTG ATTTCTGGTGATTTATTAAGTTTTGCGGACGATACTGCTATTTTATTTACAGATGATACGTGGGAGAGTCTGAAAGATACAGCG GTACCAGGCAGATATGCTATATTGGGTTGGGGTGGTGCTGTATATTCCCATCTAAGACCGCTTGATGTAATGCAAAAGCGAATTATCAAAATGATGTACGGTAAAAGTTCCACACACTCTTCGAGCAACTGTA CCCATCACAGCACCGTTATAAACTTCATCCCATGTGCTCCCTTTAAAAGTTACGACAGTATCGTCAGCATAAGCAATCATGTCAAGACCGGCAGCACGAAGGACCCAGTCAATGAAAACCAGAAAGAGGATCGGGCCAAGTACGGTTCCCTGTGGGACGCCAACATCAACACCCAGTGGAGAACTCAATGCACTCCCCATCTTGACACGCTGAGTTCGATTTTCCAAGTAGCTACGAAACAAATTCAAGCCAACACCCCTGACACCAAGATTTTCCAGTCGATCAAGAAGCTTCCCATGATTCACCGTGTCAAAGGCCTTGGCTAG
- the LOC123313143 gene encoding protein ANTAGONIST OF LIKE HETEROCHROMATIN PROTEIN 1-like: protein MENLGCASASFIILYELLKKKRRRRSRLSSQLYLQRSRDRSLNNTFLLRDIQSEGDGRRFKNFTRMSEADFSFLLDAIKDKISRRDTEFRMAIPAEERLALTLRFLASGDSFTSLQYMWKISKQLISRIVPEVCEALVDVLMEYIKLPSSPAEWEEIAQQFENVWNFPNCLGAIDGKHIVIQAPIKSGSEYINYKSQFSIVLMALVDAEYNFTFVDIGCQGRISDGGVFNNCKLYHKIEDGSLNIPAPKPLPGRSLKLPYVFVADAAFPLTENIMKPYSGYHPKDTAERAYNYRLSRARRIVENAFGIASSVFRVLRKPLLLKPEKATLIVMTVVCLHNFLRRSKTSKHLYSPVGSLDTEKEGELIPGTWRAEEKELASLLPLKNIPRRNKESVAAIRNEFAKYFKESGALTWQNKYM, encoded by the exons ATGGAAAACTTGGGTTGTGCTAGTGCCTCTTTCATTATTCTATACGAGTTGCTGAAGAAAAAGAGACGACGGCGTTCTAGATTGTCTTCACAATTATATTTACAAAGAAGTCGAGACCGTAGCCTCAACAACACATTTTTATTGCGCGACATTCAAAGTGAGGGAGACGGCagacgattcaaaaattttacaagAATGTCAGAAGCAGATTTTTCATTTCTCCTGGATGCGATTAAAGACAAGATATCCAGACGAGATACTGAGTTCCGAATGGCAATCCCTGCGGAAGAACGTTTAGCGCTAACACTGCGGTTCCTTGCAAGTGGCGATTCATTTACAAGTCTCCAGTATATGTGGAAAATATCCAAACAATTGATATCCAGAATTGTTCCAGAAGTATGCGAGGCTCTTGTTGACGTTTTAATGGAATATATTAAG CTGCCATCGTCACCTGCAGAGTGGGAAGAGATCGCCCAACAATTCGAAAATGTATGGAATTTTCCTAACTGTTTAGGCGCTATCGACGGTAAACATATCGTTATACAAGCGCCAATAAAAAGCGGCAGTGAATACATAAACTACAAATCGCAATTCAGTATTGTACTAATGGCACTGGTAGATGCTGAGTACAATTTCACCTTCGTGGATATTGGTTGTCAAGGACGAATCTCAGATGGAGGTGTTTTTAACAACTGCAAACTGTATCACAAAATTGAAGACGGTTCCTTGAATATTCCTGCACCTAAACCCCTTCCTGGAAGATCCCTGAAATTGCCATACGTGTTTGTCGCAGATGCAGCATTTCCATTAACAGAAAATATTATGAAACCATACAGCGGCTATCATCCTAAAGATACAGCAGAAAGAGCTTATAATTATCGGCTTAGCAGAGCACGCCGCATAGTGGAAAATGCGTTTGGAATCGCTTCCAGTGTGTTTCGCGTTTTGAGGAAACCTCTTCTTTTAAAACCAGAGAAAGCCACACTGATAGTTATGACGGTTGTGTgtcttcataattttttgcgtagaagTAAAACTTCAAAACATTTATACTCTCCAGTTGGTTCTTTGGATACCGAAAAAGAAGGAGAACTAATTCCAGGAACGTGGCGAGCTGAAGAAAAGGAACTCGCATCTCTGCTACCACTCAAGAACATACCTCGCAGAAACAAAGAAAGTGTAGCCGCAATAAGGAACGAATTTGCCAAATACTTCAAAGAATCGGGAGCACTAACATGGCAAAATAAATATATGTAA